A genomic segment from Streptomyces antibioticus encodes:
- a CDS encoding class I SAM-dependent methyltransferase, producing MTSAPAQQHPVPQTPARQTYVFDPVWEKETERLRTNEAIWDPGTLERLAALGVGPGWNCLEIGAGSGSVARWLADRVGPTGRVLATDLQTDRLGALAELEQVDVVRHDLREEELPEAAFDLVHSRMVLQHLPDRAAAVARMVRALRPGGVLFLEDTDSSTLFRSFLSEDFLQDVRAAGYGLMRESGHDPRGGHVDLRLVLEAGLEATAEGRAVMVRGGSDQARHYMLWLEFMRPRIVAAGLLDDARIDAALAEMADPAHHWLSQVLISTVGRRPGGTEPGR from the coding sequence ATGACGAGCGCGCCCGCACAGCAGCATCCCGTTCCGCAGACGCCCGCCCGGCAGACCTACGTCTTCGACCCGGTGTGGGAGAAGGAGACGGAGCGGCTGCGCACCAACGAGGCGATCTGGGATCCGGGCACCCTGGAGCGGCTGGCCGCGCTGGGGGTGGGTCCGGGCTGGAATTGCCTGGAGATCGGGGCCGGTTCGGGTTCGGTGGCGCGCTGGCTCGCCGACCGGGTCGGGCCCACGGGCCGGGTGCTGGCCACCGACCTCCAGACCGACCGTCTCGGCGCGCTCGCCGAGCTGGAGCAGGTGGACGTGGTCCGGCACGATCTGCGGGAGGAGGAGCTGCCGGAGGCGGCCTTCGACCTCGTGCACTCCCGGATGGTGCTCCAGCATCTGCCCGACCGGGCGGCCGCGGTGGCCCGGATGGTGCGCGCGCTGCGGCCCGGCGGGGTGCTGTTCCTGGAGGACACCGACTCCTCCACGCTCTTCCGCTCCTTCCTGTCGGAGGACTTCCTCCAGGACGTGCGGGCGGCCGGCTACGGGCTGATGCGCGAGTCGGGCCACGATCCGCGCGGCGGGCACGTCGATCTCCGGCTGGTGCTGGAGGCGGGCCTGGAGGCGACGGCGGAGGGCCGGGCGGTGATGGTGCGCGGCGGCTCCGACCAGGCCCGGCACTACATGCTGTGGCTGGAGTTCATGCGGCCGCGGATCGTGGCCGCCGGGCTGCTGGACGACGCCCGGATCGACGCGGCGCTGGCCGAGATGGCCGATCCGGCCCACCACTGGCTGAGCCAGGTGCTGATCAGCACGGTCGGCCGCCGCCCCGGCGGGACGGAGCCGGGCCGATGA
- a CDS encoding nucleotide sugar dehydrogenase — MSQSMNGGTPRPTGRRVAVVGQGYVGLPLAVRAVEAGHTVVGYDVDAARISRLRAGDSYVEDVDEGRLAKALESGAYHPTTDAGALAGFDVAVVTVPTPLLDDVPDLTCIEEAALTLAGHLRPGALVVLESTTYPGTTEDVFGALLEKESGLRPGADFHLGYSPERIDPGNQRWTLETTPKIVSGVDAESLRQVAEFYGTVVERTVPVRDPKTAELAKLLENTYRHVNIALVNEMAVIARELGVDAWEAIDAASSKPFGFMPFTPGPGVGGHCLPVDPRYLSWRVERQLGRRFRFVDLANDVNSQMPHYVVQRLVEALNQLQRPANGSRVLLLGLAYKRNSGDARESPALRVAELLLRTGAQVHAVDPHVRETAPLDARVRRVELTEEEVAAADAVVLLTDHDDFDYDVVLRGARHVLDCRRRLRPAANVEIL; from the coding sequence ATGTCCCAATCGATGAACGGCGGCACCCCGCGGCCCACCGGCCGCCGGGTGGCGGTGGTCGGCCAGGGGTACGTGGGCCTGCCGCTGGCCGTACGGGCGGTGGAGGCGGGCCACACGGTCGTGGGCTACGACGTGGACGCCGCCCGGATCTCCCGGCTGCGGGCCGGCGACTCCTATGTGGAGGACGTGGACGAGGGGCGGCTCGCCAAGGCGCTGGAGTCGGGCGCCTACCACCCCACGACCGACGCGGGCGCGCTCGCCGGCTTCGACGTGGCGGTGGTCACCGTACCCACGCCGCTGCTTGACGACGTACCGGATCTGACCTGCATCGAGGAGGCGGCGCTGACGCTGGCCGGGCATCTGCGGCCGGGCGCGCTGGTCGTCCTGGAGTCCACCACCTATCCGGGCACCACCGAGGACGTGTTCGGGGCGCTGCTGGAGAAGGAGAGCGGGCTGCGCCCCGGCGCGGACTTCCACCTCGGCTACAGCCCCGAGCGCATCGACCCCGGCAACCAGCGCTGGACCCTGGAGACCACCCCCAAGATCGTCTCCGGGGTGGACGCCGAGTCGCTGCGGCAGGTGGCGGAGTTCTACGGGACGGTGGTGGAGCGGACCGTGCCGGTGCGCGACCCGAAGACGGCGGAGCTGGCCAAACTCCTGGAGAACACCTACCGGCACGTCAACATCGCGCTGGTCAACGAGATGGCGGTGATCGCGCGCGAACTCGGCGTGGACGCCTGGGAGGCGATCGACGCGGCCTCGTCCAAGCCGTTCGGTTTCATGCCCTTCACCCCGGGTCCCGGGGTGGGCGGCCACTGCCTGCCGGTCGACCCGCGCTATCTGTCCTGGCGGGTGGAGCGCCAGTTGGGGCGCCGGTTCCGGTTCGTCGACCTCGCCAACGACGTCAACAGCCAGATGCCGCACTACGTGGTGCAGCGGCTCGTCGAGGCGCTCAACCAGCTCCAGCGGCCGGCGAACGGCTCGCGGGTGCTGCTGCTGGGCCTGGCGTACAAGCGCAACAGCGGGGACGCCCGGGAGTCGCCCGCGCTGCGGGTCGCGGAGCTGCTGCTGCGCACCGGCGCCCAGGTGCACGCGGTGGACCCGCACGTACGGGAGACCGCTCCGCTGGACGCGCGGGTGCGCCGGGTGGAGCTGACGGAGGAGGAGGTGGCCGCCGCGGACGCGGTGGTGCTGCTCACCGACCACGACGACTTCGACTACGACGTGGTGCTGCGCGGGGCGCGGCACGTGCTGGACTGCCGGCGGCGGCTGCGGCCCGCCGCCAACGTCGAGATCCTCTGA
- a CDS encoding UbiA family prenyltransferase, whose amino-acid sequence MTATAPAPPRSGVRERAGAYAKLAKLSFFDYYLCVLVVLALLPTAAWREASTWWVLVLFDLGWVGIVAATVALDDVTGLRDGSDARNYDPGQTLRARDRKPLLDGRLTLRQALRFGWGCAAGGTALWALTALIAPHRPWWALAAAAFSVVISVQYSYGLKLSYRGGQEAVIWLSTGLCVLVPFALLNGEMTGAAWLECFLFGLWSLMVSVYSNINDVDGDRAAGRRNLATSVSPGVYRGFIAALSLAETGAIVLAAAAGAVPWWFCAFLLPVVGMRARQAHAGLVAGEVLSARRQGVTIHRWGVVLLVAANLLLVHNG is encoded by the coding sequence ATGACGGCGACGGCCCCGGCGCCGCCGCGCTCCGGGGTGCGGGAGCGGGCGGGCGCGTACGCGAAGCTGGCGAAGCTGTCCTTCTTCGACTACTACCTGTGCGTCCTGGTGGTCCTGGCGCTGCTGCCGACCGCCGCCTGGCGGGAGGCGTCCACCTGGTGGGTGCTGGTGCTGTTCGACCTCGGCTGGGTGGGGATCGTGGCGGCCACGGTCGCGCTGGACGACGTCACCGGGCTGCGGGACGGCAGCGACGCCCGCAACTACGATCCGGGCCAGACCCTGCGGGCCCGGGACCGCAAGCCGCTGCTCGACGGCCGGCTCACCCTGCGGCAGGCGCTGCGCTTCGGCTGGGGCTGTGCCGCCGGGGGCACCGCGCTGTGGGCGCTGACCGCGCTGATCGCCCCGCACCGGCCCTGGTGGGCGCTGGCGGCGGCGGCCTTCTCGGTGGTCATCAGCGTGCAGTACTCCTACGGCCTCAAGCTCAGCTACCGGGGCGGCCAGGAGGCGGTCATCTGGCTGAGCACCGGCCTGTGCGTGCTGGTCCCCTTCGCCCTGCTGAACGGGGAGATGACCGGCGCGGCCTGGCTGGAGTGCTTCCTGTTCGGGCTGTGGAGCCTGATGGTGTCGGTCTACTCCAACATCAACGACGTGGACGGCGACCGGGCGGCCGGCCGCCGCAACCTGGCCACCAGCGTCTCCCCCGGCGTCTACCGGGGTTTCATCGCCGCGCTCTCGCTGGCCGAGACCGGCGCGATCGTCCTCGCGGCGGCGGCCGGGGCGGTGCCGTGGTGGTTCTGCGCGTTCCTGCTGCCCGTCGTCGGGATGCGCGCCCGGCAGGCGCACGCCGGGCTCGTCGCGGGTGAGGTGCTGTCGGCCCGCAGGCAAGGCGTCACCATCCACCGCTGGGGCGTCGTCCTCCTGGTCGCGGCGAACCTGCTTCTCGTGCACAACGGCTGA
- a CDS encoding ester cyclase: protein MSEKTVVQRYITALGEQDWAALEKLYAPDVTLYAPTAWGVTGVEFLLKFCQEIHHAHPGIRAVLHDEFSSADGTRAAFRFALHWHNTGTYFGHEPTGERGSSIEQHTVRIEGGRIVEQVAAVSTLSLHFLQKDAWGVPYVTDAVDPAPEIVAAPAAAEEGNRP, encoded by the coding sequence ATGTCCGAGAAGACAGTCGTCCAGCGTTACATCACCGCGCTCGGAGAGCAGGACTGGGCCGCGCTGGAGAAGTTGTACGCACCGGACGTCACTCTCTACGCGCCCACCGCCTGGGGTGTGACCGGCGTGGAATTCCTGCTGAAATTCTGCCAGGAGATCCATCACGCCCACCCGGGTATCCGGGCCGTCCTGCACGACGAGTTCTCCAGCGCCGACGGCACCCGCGCCGCCTTCCGGTTCGCGCTGCACTGGCACAACACCGGCACGTATTTCGGCCACGAGCCGACCGGTGAGCGCGGATCGAGCATCGAGCAGCACACCGTACGCATCGAGGGCGGCCGGATCGTCGAACAGGTCGCCGCGGTGAGCACCCTGAGCCTGCACTTCCTCCAGAAGGACGCCTGGGGTGTGCCGTACGTGACCGACGCCGTCGACCCGGCGCCCGAGATCGTCGCCGCGCCGGCGGCCGCCGAGGAGGGGAACCGGCCGTGA
- the sigJ gene encoding RNA polymerase sigma factor SigJ, with product MAEATAVSERSGISDPFEQHRQLMFGISYRMLGTVADAEDVVQETWLRWRRVDRDAVADPRGYLVRAVTRTAIDQMRRSRARREEYVGPWLPEPLLVSSDVALESSLLGESLSMAVLVMMETLSPLERAVFVLHEVFGFSFPEVAEAVDRTEQAVRQLGSRARRHVRLRRRRFEPDRRQAREITERFLAACLSGDVEALMAVLAPDVTMWADGNGHAETPRVPLHGADAIAAYFASTAGRYPQGLVVRLHEQYDGSPAAVLATPAGVFAVVVVDVAEPAAPGAPPRVTAVRAVRNPEKLGRVPAGR from the coding sequence ATGGCCGAGGCGACAGCCGTCTCCGAGCGGTCCGGGATCTCGGATCCGTTCGAACAGCACCGGCAGCTCATGTTCGGTATCTCGTACCGCATGCTCGGCACGGTGGCCGACGCCGAGGACGTCGTCCAGGAGACCTGGCTGCGCTGGCGGCGCGTCGACCGGGACGCCGTGGCCGATCCGCGCGGCTATCTGGTGCGGGCCGTCACCCGTACCGCCATCGACCAGATGCGCCGCAGCCGGGCCCGCCGCGAGGAGTACGTGGGGCCCTGGCTGCCCGAACCGCTGCTGGTCTCCTCCGACGTCGCGCTGGAGTCCTCGCTGCTCGGCGAGTCACTGAGCATGGCGGTCCTGGTGATGATGGAGACCCTGTCGCCGCTGGAGCGCGCGGTCTTCGTGCTGCACGAGGTGTTCGGCTTCAGCTTCCCCGAGGTCGCCGAGGCCGTCGACCGCACCGAGCAGGCCGTACGGCAGCTCGGCAGCCGGGCCCGGCGCCATGTGCGGCTGCGCAGGCGGCGCTTCGAGCCGGACCGCCGGCAGGCCCGCGAGATCACCGAACGCTTCCTGGCCGCCTGTCTCTCCGGCGACGTGGAGGCGCTGATGGCGGTGCTGGCCCCCGACGTGACGATGTGGGCGGACGGCAACGGCCACGCGGAGACCCCGCGCGTCCCGCTGCACGGCGCCGACGCGATCGCCGCGTACTTCGCGTCCACGGCGGGCCGCTACCCGCAGGGGCTGGTGGTGCGGCTGCACGAACAGTACGACGGCAGCCCGGCCGCCGTCCTGGCCACCCCGGCCGGGGTGTTCGCGGTCGTCGTCGTGGACGTCGCCGAGCCCGCCGCGCCCGGCGCCCCGCCCCGGGTCACGGCCGTGCGCGCGGTGCGCAACCCCGAGAAGCTGGGGCGGGTGCCGGCCGGACGCTGA
- a CDS encoding benzoate/H(+) symporter BenE family transporter, which yields MAEVLGGRARRVWRDASLSAVVAGAVAVVVSFAGPLTVVVQAAHAGGLDEALLSSWIWAIAVGSGVTGLVLSLRYRVPVVAAWSTPGAALLVTQLDGMPYATAVGAYLAAAALTVLVGVTGWFEALMQRIPAAVVSAVLTGILLRFGLEALRALEDAPAVAGVMLGGYVVLQRVAPRYAIAAPLAAAVAVAAGTGTLSVGGVRLSLAEPVFTAPAWPGQALVSLTLPLFLVTMSAQNAPGVGALREAGYAVRPGPLVRDTGVASAVLAPFGAHALNLGAITAAICAGPDAHEDRDRRYVAGLSCGALYIAVGLFGTTVAGLFAALPPALIAAAAGVALLGALGGSLAGAFTEARDRTAALVAFLTTASGVTLLGLGAAFWGLVFGMVCRAVLRETKQKANSTKEPVRHE from the coding sequence ATGGCGGAGGTCCTCGGCGGCCGGGCCCGGCGGGTGTGGCGGGACGCGTCCCTGTCGGCGGTCGTCGCGGGGGCCGTCGCGGTGGTGGTGTCCTTCGCGGGCCCGCTGACCGTCGTGGTGCAGGCCGCGCACGCCGGCGGTCTGGACGAGGCGCTGCTGTCCTCGTGGATCTGGGCGATCGCGGTGGGCAGCGGGGTGACCGGGCTGGTGCTGAGCCTGCGGTACCGGGTGCCGGTGGTGGCGGCCTGGTCGACGCCGGGCGCGGCGCTGCTGGTCACCCAGCTCGACGGGATGCCGTACGCCACGGCGGTCGGGGCGTATCTGGCGGCGGCCGCGCTCACCGTGCTGGTGGGGGTGACGGGCTGGTTCGAGGCGCTGATGCAGCGGATACCGGCCGCCGTCGTCTCCGCCGTGCTGACCGGGATCCTGCTGCGGTTCGGCCTGGAGGCGCTGCGGGCGCTGGAGGACGCGCCCGCAGTGGCCGGGGTGATGCTCGGCGGGTACGTGGTCCTCCAGCGGGTGGCGCCCCGGTACGCGATCGCGGCACCGCTCGCCGCGGCCGTCGCGGTGGCCGCCGGCACCGGCACGCTGTCGGTGGGCGGCGTCCGGCTGTCCCTGGCCGAGCCGGTGTTCACCGCGCCGGCCTGGCCGGGCCAGGCGCTGGTGAGCCTGACGCTGCCGCTGTTCCTGGTCACCATGTCCGCGCAGAACGCGCCCGGTGTGGGGGCGCTGCGGGAGGCGGGCTACGCGGTGCGCCCGGGTCCGCTGGTGCGGGACACCGGCGTGGCGTCCGCCGTCCTCGCCCCGTTCGGGGCGCACGCGCTCAATCTCGGGGCGATCACCGCGGCGATCTGCGCGGGTCCGGACGCCCACGAGGACCGCGACCGCCGCTATGTGGCCGGATTGAGCTGTGGGGCGCTGTACATCGCGGTGGGACTGTTCGGTACAACGGTCGCGGGGCTGTTCGCGGCGCTGCCGCCGGCCCTGATCGCGGCGGCCGCGGGCGTCGCCCTCCTCGGTGCCCTCGGCGGCAGTCTGGCGGGGGCGTTCACCGAGGCACGCGACCGGACCGCCGCGCTCGTCGCGTTTCTCACCACCGCCTCCGGCGTCACCCTGCTGGGACTCGGGGCGGCCTTCTGGGGACTTGTTTTCGGGATGGTCTGCCGGGCGGTCCTGCGGGAGACAAAGCAAAAGGCGAATTCGACCAAGGAACCCGTGCGTCACGAATAA
- a CDS encoding ATP-binding protein, whose protein sequence is MTAGALGSGRLCPQLIIDSPSRAPGHRTTLVGRDLEILTLSAQLGREEHRLITLTGPGGVGKSRLACAAVADVPIARVAYLDLHDTVGGDGLAESLAPRLPDEPSLLVLDGFEQAADATADAVDTLLGRFPRLRVLTAGRRPLRLYGERLFPVPPLPTPNPPYRHDVLELQDHAAVELFVDRARAIDPSFALTAQNAQAVAEICTRMDGLPLAIELVAEKLRLFRVDSLLTRLREGRPVLGGDHAARSPRHRSVRSITEHSFRLLDEEQRALLTRLAVFTGSMNLATVEEFWELPTHRTEQVVEALVGHHLLRVTPGGGEPRFTLFNTVREFCLERLTATGALPEARRRHAEHFLALALQAEDRLTGPQQAQWLQRLAPLHEDLLAALTHLEASGRRTDAARAALALHRFWMVRGHLSLGEQWLAKASNAFLAVPGHAERAARAEAARGQFAVVRGDPRLAADCFRHAARGFHDAGDAVHERAALARLAVSQQPAGPSAVRKAAVRLLHAAVDERATVEAAYAALALATGSRLIDAKLAADLMEAANGLFMRVRDVRGEGLVLALRGALADSRGDQALAERLLWESLHRLRAVGEHTMLPTVLEGHALHVWRRLPHQGHRVARLLAAAAALREATGAHPLLVPGDAAVALREVRRLLSGPEYEAARREGRVLSADAAAGEALAVGPPAAEPVSAVSRPVQLTARQYEVAMLVSQGLTNRQISQQLRLSEWTVVNHVRQVMRRLDVPSRIHVAQWVLNRQRRNGVGTAVE, encoded by the coding sequence GTGACGGCCGGGGCGCTCGGCTCCGGCAGACTGTGCCCGCAACTGATCATCGACTCGCCGTCCCGTGCCCCCGGCCACCGCACCACGCTGGTGGGCCGCGACCTCGAGATCCTCACCCTCTCCGCCCAGCTCGGCCGGGAGGAGCACCGGCTGATCACGCTGACCGGCCCCGGCGGCGTCGGCAAGAGCCGGCTGGCCTGCGCGGCCGTCGCCGACGTGCCGATCGCCCGGGTCGCCTATCTCGACCTGCACGACACCGTCGGCGGCGACGGACTCGCCGAGTCCCTGGCGCCGCGGCTGCCCGACGAGCCGAGCCTGCTGGTCCTCGACGGATTCGAGCAGGCCGCCGACGCCACCGCCGACGCCGTCGACACCCTGCTCGGCCGCTTCCCGCGGCTGCGCGTCCTCACCGCCGGCCGGCGCCCGCTGCGCCTGTACGGGGAGCGGCTCTTCCCCGTACCGCCGCTGCCGACGCCGAACCCGCCGTACCGGCACGACGTCCTCGAACTCCAGGACCACGCCGCGGTGGAGCTGTTCGTGGACCGGGCCCGGGCGATCGACCCGTCGTTCGCGCTGACCGCGCAGAACGCGCAGGCGGTGGCCGAGATCTGCACCCGGATGGACGGGCTGCCGCTGGCGATCGAGCTGGTCGCCGAGAAGCTGCGGCTGTTCCGGGTGGACAGTCTGCTCACCCGGCTGCGCGAGGGCCGCCCGGTGCTCGGCGGCGACCACGCCGCCCGCTCGCCCCGCCACCGCAGCGTCCGCTCCATCACCGAGCACAGCTTCCGGCTGCTCGACGAGGAGCAGCGCGCCCTGCTCACCCGGCTCGCCGTTTTCACCGGCAGCATGAACCTCGCCACCGTCGAGGAGTTCTGGGAGCTGCCCACCCACCGCACGGAACAGGTGGTGGAGGCGCTGGTGGGCCACCATCTGCTGCGGGTGACCCCGGGCGGCGGGGAGCCGCGGTTCACGCTGTTCAACACCGTGCGCGAGTTCTGTCTGGAGCGGCTGACGGCGACCGGCGCGCTCCCGGAGGCCCGGCGCCGGCACGCGGAGCACTTCCTCGCCCTGGCCCTCCAGGCCGAGGACCGGCTGACCGGACCGCAGCAGGCCCAGTGGCTCCAGCGCCTAGCCCCGCTGCACGAGGACCTGCTGGCCGCGCTGACCCATCTGGAGGCGAGCGGGCGCCGGACGGACGCGGCGCGCGCCGCCCTCGCCCTGCACCGCTTCTGGATGGTGCGCGGCCATCTCTCCCTGGGCGAGCAGTGGCTGGCCAAGGCGTCGAACGCGTTCCTGGCCGTCCCCGGGCACGCGGAGCGGGCCGCGCGGGCCGAGGCGGCGCGCGGCCAGTTCGCGGTGGTCCGGGGCGATCCGCGGCTCGCGGCGGACTGCTTCCGGCACGCGGCCCGCGGCTTCCACGACGCGGGCGACGCCGTGCACGAGCGGGCCGCGCTGGCCCGGCTCGCCGTCAGCCAGCAGCCGGCGGGCCCCTCGGCGGTCCGCAAGGCCGCGGTGCGCCTGCTGCACGCGGCGGTCGACGAGCGGGCCACCGTGGAGGCGGCGTACGCCGCGCTGGCGCTGGCCACCGGCAGCCGGCTCATCGACGCCAAGCTCGCCGCCGATCTGATGGAGGCGGCGAACGGCCTGTTCATGCGGGTCCGGGACGTCCGCGGCGAGGGGCTGGTGCTGGCCCTGCGCGGCGCGCTGGCCGACTCGCGCGGCGACCAGGCGCTCGCGGAGCGGCTGCTGTGGGAGAGTCTGCACCGGCTGCGGGCGGTCGGGGAGCACACCATGCTGCCCACCGTCCTGGAGGGGCACGCGCTGCACGTGTGGCGGCGGCTGCCGCACCAGGGGCACCGGGTGGCCCGGCTGCTGGCCGCCGCGGCCGCCCTGCGGGAGGCCACCGGCGCCCATCCGCTGCTGGTCCCGGGGGACGCGGCGGTCGCGCTGCGCGAGGTCCGCCGGCTGCTGTCCGGTCCGGAGTACGAGGCGGCCCGGCGCGAGGGCCGGGTGCTGTCCGCCGACGCGGCGGCCGGCGAGGCGCTCGCCGTCGGCCCGCCCGCGGCCGAGCCCGTCTCGGCGGTGTCCCGGCCGGTGCAGCTCACGGCGCGCCAGTACGAGGTGGCGATGCTGGTCAGCCAGGGCCTGACGAACCGTCAGATATCGCAGCAGCTACGGCTGTCGGAGTGGACCGTGGTCAATCACGTCCGTCAGGTGATGCGCCGCCTGGACGTGCCCTCCCGCATCCATGTCGCCCAGTGGGTCCTCAACCGCCAGCGCCGCAACGGCGTGGGTACGGCGGTGGAGTGA
- a CDS encoding AMP-binding protein, with amino-acid sequence MTQPLVEGPWSMEGAAGLRVPGDVAERFRERGWWRDTSVLHDLLRVAAERPDDPAIVVYSAQDGRSTTVRYAELAFHVRRFTAALTSLGVRRGDRVAFQLPNWWEVAALTLACCWTGAIAVPLLPTLRALELERILRAARAQVCVVVDTWEGYDCVAALEEISARLPWLRHAVVHGERVPPWAVDFREHFLRTPHEERTALPRLPSGAALDRVCMLLFTSGTTGERKAVLHTENTLYAGTGAGASTVERGWAVREVFSTPHPITGPAGLLYCVWGPILAGGTGAYQDVWAPERYLELLSAASVTQTFLAPSFVQQLLEEQRQRPRSLPSLRFVMSGAAPVRADLARAIHDELKVPVRACWGMTEAGMGFRTREDDPCDWAAKSDGSPMSGLEMRLLPGPDDDGVHRLLVRGASVAVGFWRPGSGEPFHETWRHDDGWLDTGDLVREDGRGGIRFAGRASRRVGATFMIPVTEVEQEILRHPGVREVVLVGYEDEPGHESSCAVVVADGDRCPTLAELVGILVERGMTPWYLPTRLLEVSPELPRNENGKIRYERLKAMIVDSAGQLAGDRDERRP; translated from the coding sequence GTGACACAGCCGCTCGTCGAGGGCCCCTGGTCCATGGAGGGCGCCGCCGGGCTGCGGGTGCCGGGGGACGTCGCCGAGCGGTTCCGTGAGCGCGGCTGGTGGCGGGACACCTCCGTCCTGCACGATCTGCTGCGGGTCGCCGCCGAGCGCCCCGACGACCCGGCGATCGTCGTCTACAGCGCGCAGGACGGCCGCAGCACCACCGTCCGCTACGCCGAACTGGCCTTCCACGTCCGCCGGTTCACGGCCGCGCTGACCTCGCTCGGGGTGCGGCGCGGCGACCGGGTGGCGTTCCAGTTGCCCAACTGGTGGGAGGTGGCGGCCCTCACCCTCGCCTGCTGCTGGACCGGCGCGATCGCGGTCCCGCTGCTGCCCACGCTGCGCGCCCTGGAGCTGGAGCGGATCCTGCGGGCGGCCCGCGCCCAGGTGTGCGTCGTCGTGGACACCTGGGAGGGCTACGACTGTGTGGCCGCGCTGGAGGAGATCTCCGCCCGGCTGCCCTGGCTGCGGCACGCCGTCGTCCACGGCGAGCGGGTGCCGCCGTGGGCGGTCGACTTCCGGGAGCACTTCCTGCGCACCCCGCACGAGGAGCGCACCGCGCTGCCGCGGCTGCCGTCCGGGGCGGCCCTCGACCGGGTCTGCATGCTGCTGTTCACCTCCGGCACCACCGGGGAACGCAAGGCGGTCCTGCACACCGAGAACACCCTGTACGCCGGCACCGGGGCCGGGGCGAGCACGGTCGAGCGGGGCTGGGCGGTGCGCGAGGTGTTCAGCACCCCGCACCCCATCACCGGCCCCGCGGGCCTGCTGTACTGCGTCTGGGGGCCGATCCTGGCCGGCGGCACCGGCGCCTACCAGGACGTATGGGCGCCGGAACGGTATCTGGAGCTGCTGTCGGCGGCCTCGGTCACCCAGACCTTCCTGGCCCCCTCCTTCGTGCAGCAGCTCCTGGAGGAGCAGCGCCAGCGCCCCCGCTCGCTGCCCTCGCTGCGGTTCGTCATGAGCGGTGCCGCCCCGGTGCGCGCGGACCTCGCCCGGGCGATCCACGACGAGCTGAAGGTGCCGGTGCGCGCCTGCTGGGGGATGACCGAGGCGGGCATGGGGTTCCGAACCCGCGAGGACGACCCCTGCGACTGGGCCGCCAAGAGCGACGGCTCGCCGATGTCTGGTCTGGAGATGCGGCTGCTGCCGGGCCCCGACGACGACGGCGTGCACCGGCTGCTGGTGCGGGGCGCCTCGGTCGCCGTGGGGTTCTGGCGGCCCGGCTCCGGGGAGCCCTTCCACGAGACGTGGCGGCACGACGACGGCTGGCTCGACACCGGCGACCTGGTCCGCGAGGACGGCCGGGGCGGCATCCGGTTCGCGGGCCGGGCCAGCCGGCGGGTCGGCGCCACCTTCATGATCCCGGTGACCGAGGTCGAGCAGGAGATCCTGCGCCACCCCGGGGTGCGCGAGGTGGTGCTCGTCGGCTACGAGGACGAGCCGGGGCACGAGAGCTCGTGCGCCGTGGTGGTCGCCGACGGGGACCGCTGCCCGACCCTGGCGGAACTGGTGGGCATCCTCGTCGAACGCGGCATGACGCCCTGGTATCTGCCGACCCGGCTCCTGGAGGTGTCCCCGGAGCTGCCGCGCAACGAGAACGGCAAGATTCGGTACGAGCGGCTGAAGGCCATGATTGTAGACTCGGCAGGGCAGTTGGCGGGCGATCGCGACGAGCGCCGACCCTGA